Within Sinorhizobium sp. RAC02, the genomic segment GCCGCGCGAGCCGGATTTCCACCTCGAGGGCGGCAGGACCGGAAAGCTGGATGTTCATGGCAGTTCTCCTCAGACCAGGCTGTTGCGAACGGCCCAGGCGATCGCTTCCGACCGCGTCTTCGTCGCGGTCTTTCGCATCACGCTGGTGATATAGTTGTTGATCGTGTTGCGTGAGATGCCGAGGATGACGGCGATCTCGTCGCTCGTCTTGCCTTCGGCAATCCAGTAGAGGCACTCGATCTCACGCTCGGTCAATTCCATCTCGCGGTCATGACGAAGGATCGCGCCCTGGCAGCAGACGCTGGCGAAGTAACCGGTCATGACGCCGACGTCGCGCAGCTTGCTCTGCGAGAGGATGAAATGCTCCGGGAAGAGGAGCAGCAGCGACATGCGCACCCGGCCGACATGGAAAGCGATGACGCAATATTCGCGGCTGGTGCCTTTCGGCACCGCGACGTCATCAGCCAGGTGGTGGAAGCAGGGCTTGAGCAGCCCGAGGCACTTGTCCAGCTCGCTCATGCGGGACTGGCTGGCGATGACCGCACCGGAAATCGTGCGCACCATGTCAAAAGGCCAGTCCGAGGCGACGACGGTTTCGAGGCCCGCTTCGGGCGAGACGTCGTGGCGAACGAGAAGGTAATGCGAAGCGCTTACATAGTCGGTCAGCGCTTTCAGACCGGAGGAAAGGCCGGCGCGATTTGCACAGCGGCCGAGATGTTGAACCAGAAGCTCACGCGCACTCTTACGCTCACTCGCTTCCGCGGTGAATCCATAGGATTCCCGGGCCGCGACATCCGACCGGATCGTTTCCATGATAGCCCCCTGTTCCGATTCCGAACGGAGAACTCCCGCCTCCTTCCCGTCAAGGATTTTGGAACCATCCAAAATCCTTCCCGCTCAGGCCGCATCGGCAAGAATCACCAAACGAATCAGTAACTAAAGTGTACATCGGCTATCGCTAAAAACCACCGCCATCTTCTCGGGATTTACTTTTGCAACCTTCTGTGAATCGACTTGAGGGGAGTGATTTGCTTGTTTGCCCTCCTGAAAGGCATAGCGTTAAGCGATTGTTAACCATACATTATTCGCAACCGCCCGAACAAAAGCCCGTGCTAATTCGAGTGAAAATTGCGGCCTGCCCATGCCGCTCTCAACCAATGTGGTGGTAAAATTTTTTCAGCAATCACACGGCCGTGAACGCGCCTGCCGACGCTTGGAGTCCGAATGAACGAATTTGCTGCGCGCGGGCTGAACAAGCGTTGCCGAAAAGCGACAGGCCGGGCTCAAAAAACGGCAGGCGTATTCTTTCCCGCAAACGAAAACGCGGCCACTGCGGGCCGCGTTTTGATCGTTCTTATGGGAGGAGCCGTCAGGCTGCTTCTCTCTCGGCGGACCACTTGCGCAGGATTTTCGCAGCACGTTCCTCGCTGATGTCCACCATCCGGCCGAGGCGGCGTTCCGGGCCTTCCTTGACGCGACGGTTGAAGGTGCCGTCGCCGTCGTCGCCAGCATTGAGCAGGTCGTCCGTGCTGTCGAAGCCGAAGTCCGCGCCGAAGCCGTCCATGAGGGTAGCACCAGGACCACCGATGCCGGCAGCGGGCGAGAAGTCGGGCAGCTCTAGGCCGGCCGCATCGCTTTCCAGCGCATTGGCCGCAGCGCCGCCACCGGTGACGGAGCGGACCGCCGGGCGAAGGCCGAACCACACCACCAGGAAGGCGACACCGACGAAGGCGAGCGCATTGATGATGCCGCCGAGATTGCGCGTCAGCACTTCCATGACGCCCGGTCCGGGCACGGCCTCGTTGAGCAGCTGATGATCGAGGAATTCCATCGCGGTGATGGTCACGACGTCGCCGCGCTCGCCATTGAGACCGGCTGCGGACGAGACGATCTTCTGCATGTCGGCTATATAGGCGTCGACCTTCGCCTGATCCGCCGGCTCGCCGACCATGGCCGCAATGCGGGCCCGGTTGACGACGACCGCGACTGACAGCTTTTCGAGCGCATAGCCGTTGCGAACGGTCGCGACGGTCTTGCTGTTGATCTCGTAGTTGGTCTGCTCTTCCTTCTTGTCCGCCGCGTCGCTCGACTTCTGGCCGTTGGCCTCGCCCTGGGGGCCGCCCTGCGGAATGTTCTGCTCGACGGTCGCGGCCTTGTTGGCCGCCTGCTGCTCGGACTTCTGGGTTTCCCTAGTCACGCGGACAGAGCGCTCGACGCGCGATTCCGGATCGTAGACCGTCTCCTGGATCTGCTGCGTATCCATGTTGAGTGCTGCAGTGACGCTGGCGCGGAAATTCTCCATGCCGAGGAAGGGCGCAAGCGCCTTCTCGATGTTGCGCTCGACTTCGCTTTGTATGGTCTGCACGGCCGTCAGCGACCGGTTGACCGCACCGTTCTCCGCATCGTCGCCGGAGGCGAGTAGCTGGCCGGCGGAGTCAAGGATGGTAACGCCATCGACCTCAAGCCCCGGAACCGAGGCTGCCACCAGGTGGCGGATCGCGGCCGACGATTCACGGCCGACCTGCGCGCCTGCGCGGATCATGACGGAGGCGGTCGGCACCTGTTCGGCTTTGCGGAAGTTGCCGCGCTCCGGCATGACGATGTGCACCCGGGCGGCGGCGATGCCACTGATCTGCTGGATGGTGCGGGCGATTTCGCCTTCAAGGGCGCGAACGCGTGTCACTTCCTGCATGAAGGAGGTAAGGCCGAGGGAGCCGACCTTGTCGAAGAGTTCGTAGCCGGAATTGGCGCTGTTCGGCAGGCCGCGTTCGGCGAGATAGAGCCGCGCCTTGCCGGTCTGGCCGACCGGGACCTCGATGCTGTCGCCTGCCGTTCCGGTGGTGAAATCAATATTGGCTTCGGCGAGCGCCAGGCTGATCTGGTTGACGTCGGTCTTTTCCAGTCCGACGTAAAGTGTCTCGTAAGCGGGCTTGTTTACCAGGATCCCGGCTGCAAGCACGAGACCGATCGAAACGACGGCGGCTCCCGCCAGCATCGCGAGCTTCGCCTGCCCCAGCGAAGCCAGGTTCTTGTAGACTTTCGTCAACTGTTCCAACAGATTCATTCTGTTCCCGCACGGACTAGTCGCCTGGACACCGGGCAACATGCCGGCGCTATCAGACAAATTTTCAATCTCGTGGGACGAAACCGGCACATTTCCGCACGCGCCGCCTGCCCCATGGAATACGCGGATCTAACTGACCCGAGGTGGAGACTAGCCGCTGAAACTTGCGCGAACATGTCGTTGCCATGCGGGACGAAGGGGCATGCGGCAACGAGAAATGGCGCCACCAGGGGCGCCATCTGAAAGCTGATTATTCTTTCAAATCAACTAGAAGGCTTCGAAGTCGCCGACCGCCTTGCCGATCGGCTGGGAATGACCATGGCGCATTCCATTGCTCAGCGCCTTCTGCATATCGGCAAGCTTCACCAGATTGAGCGCCGTCGTGACGTCGACGACCCAGTTTTCCGGAATGCTTCCGGTGATCGTGTCGATGAACTCGGCAAGGCCGCGCGTCTTCTGCACGGCAAGGTCGATGCCCTGCAGCACCATCATGCGTTCGGCGGCGTGCGCTCCCGTTTCGCCGTGAACCGCGGCCAGCTGCGGCTCGATCCGTTCGATCAGATAGGCGACGTCGTGCAGTTCGGACACGATACGCATCAGGACATCCGGAAGGGCTTCCTCCATGGCAGTCGCTGCACTCAGATACTCGGCTTGCATGGGTAACCCTTTTCCCCCGTGCGGGGCCGGCAGATCGATGATCGGGACCGGCAACACACATACCTTGGTATTTTCGCTTCCTTCGGGCGCGATTGCCCGATCAGAAGAATTCGATCGAGCTTTCGACGGGCCTTGCGACAGGAACGGGCCGCTGCTCCAGCGCCACCGTCTTCTGCGTCTCGACGCCGGTCAGCGCATATTGCCGCGCGCGGCCGCTCGACGGCCAGTATTCCAACTTGCGCCCGTGTTCGCCGCCCGTGCTTTCGCCGACAACCTTGATGCCTTCGTCCATCAGGAACTGCCGGGCAAACAGCGCGTTCTGTTCGCCGACATTGGAGAAGCGCGCGATCGTCTTCGCGCCGCCAAAGATCTTCGCTTCCAGCCGGTCGCGCCGCGCGCCCTGCTTGAGGAGGCCGTTGATCAGCAGTTCCATCAGATGCACGCCGTAGCGTGTGGCGTCGCCGCCCGAGGCCATGGCCTCGGCCGAACCCGGCAGCAGGAAATGGTTCATGCCACCAACACCAATGACCGGGTCACGCATGCAGGCGGCCACGCACGAACCGAGAATGGTGGTGAGCACCACATTCGGATCGTTGAGGACCTTGTATTCGCCCTGAATGACATGGACGCGGCGCGTCCCGGCTTCTGCTATCATTTCAATGCCCCGAACACTGCTTCGATGGCCGCCTTCATCTTCTCGATGGTGAACGGCTTGGCGAGAACGTTGTTGGCACCGAGCGCCGCCGCCTTCTGCACCAGGGCACGGTCGCCCTGTGCGGTCAGGATGATGAAGGCCGCCTTCTTGGTGGTGGGGTTGGACCGCACCGCCTGAAGGAACTCGATGCCATCCATCTTCGGCATGTTGAAGTCGGAGATGACGAGG encodes:
- a CDS encoding helix-turn-helix transcriptional regulator, with protein sequence METIRSDVAARESYGFTAEASERKSARELLVQHLGRCANRAGLSSGLKALTDYVSASHYLLVRHDVSPEAGLETVVASDWPFDMVRTISGAVIASQSRMSELDKCLGLLKPCFHHLADDVAVPKGTSREYCVIAFHVGRVRMSLLLLFPEHFILSQSKLRDVGVMTGYFASVCCQGAILRHDREMELTEREIECLYWIAEGKTSDEIAVILGISRNTINNYITSVMRKTATKTRSEAIAWAVRNSLV
- the fliF gene encoding flagellar basal-body MS-ring/collar protein FliF, whose product is MNLLEQLTKVYKNLASLGQAKLAMLAGAAVVSIGLVLAAGILVNKPAYETLYVGLEKTDVNQISLALAEANIDFTTGTAGDSIEVPVGQTGKARLYLAERGLPNSANSGYELFDKVGSLGLTSFMQEVTRVRALEGEIARTIQQISGIAAARVHIVMPERGNFRKAEQVPTASVMIRAGAQVGRESSAAIRHLVAASVPGLEVDGVTILDSAGQLLASGDDAENGAVNRSLTAVQTIQSEVERNIEKALAPFLGMENFRASVTAALNMDTQQIQETVYDPESRVERSVRVTRETQKSEQQAANKAATVEQNIPQGGPQGEANGQKSSDAADKKEEQTNYEINSKTVATVRNGYALEKLSVAVVVNRARIAAMVGEPADQAKVDAYIADMQKIVSSAAGLNGERGDVVTITAMEFLDHQLLNEAVPGPGVMEVLTRNLGGIINALAFVGVAFLVVWFGLRPAVRSVTGGGAAANALESDAAGLELPDFSPAAGIGGPGATLMDGFGADFGFDSTDDLLNAGDDGDGTFNRRVKEGPERRLGRMVDISEERAAKILRKWSAEREAA
- the cheD gene encoding chemoreceptor glutamine deamidase CheD; protein product: MIAEAGTRRVHVIQGEYKVLNDPNVVLTTILGSCVAACMRDPVIGVGGMNHFLLPGSAEAMASGGDATRYGVHLMELLINGLLKQGARRDRLEAKIFGGAKTIARFSNVGEQNALFARQFLMDEGIKVVGESTGGEHGRKLEYWPSSGRARQYALTGVETQKTVALEQRPVPVARPVESSIEFF
- a CDS encoding response regulator produces the protein MSIAEKIKVLIVDDQVTSRLLLGDALQQLGFKQITAAGDGAQGMAIMAQQPHHLVISDFNMPKMDGIEFLQAVRSNPTTKKAAFIILTAQGDRALVQKAAALGANNVLAKPFTIEKMKAAIEAVFGALK